The Lactuca sativa cultivar Salinas chromosome 2, Lsat_Salinas_v11, whole genome shotgun sequence genome includes a window with the following:
- the LOC111921600 gene encoding cullin-3A, whose translation MSSQKKRNFQIEAFKHRVVVDPKYAEKTWKILEHAIHEIYNHNASGLSFEELYRNAYNMVLHKFGEKLYSGLVSTMTLHLKEIAASVDASQGPLFLEELNRKWMEHNKALQMIRDILMYMDRTFIPSTHKTPVHELGLNLWRDNIIHSINIQTRLKDTLLEIVQKERGGEVINKGLMRNIVKMLMDLGPTVYQNDFEKPFLDVSATFYRGESQQFIECCDCGDYLKKAEKRLNEEIERVSHYLDAKSEVKITNVVEKEMIETQMTRLVHMENSGLVNMIVDDKYEDLSRMYNLFRRVPTGLMLIRDVMTSHIRETGKQLVTDPERLKDPVDFVQRLLDEKDKHDKIINLAFNNDKTFQNALNSSFEYFINLNPRSPEFISLFVDDKLRKGLKGVSEEDVEIVLDKVMMLFRYLQEKDVFEKYYKQHLAKRLLSGKSVSEDAERSLILKLKTECGYQFTSKLEGMFTDMKTSQDTMQGFYEAMGPALSDGPTLTVHVLTTGSWPTQSTTTCNLPPEILSVCDKFRTYYLGTHNGRRLTWQTNMGSADIKATFARGQKHELNVSTYQMCVLMLFNNADRLSYKEIEQAVEIPAMELKRCLQSLACAKGKNVLRKEPMSKDIGEDDEFYFNDKFSSKFYKVKIGTVVAQKESEPEKQETRQRVEEDRKPQIEAAIVRIMKARRVLDHNNIVAEVTKQLQSRFLPNPVVIKKRIESLIEREFLERDREDRKLYRYLA comes from the exons ATGAGTTCACAGAAGAAGAGGAATTTCCAGATAGAGGCGTTTAAGCATCGGGTGGTCGTGGATCCGAAGTATGCTGAGAAAACCTGGAAGATATTGGAGCATGCGATTCACGAGATTTATAATCATAACGCCAGTGGCCTTAGTTTCGAAGAACTTTACAG GAATGCATACAACATGGTCCTCCACAAATTCGGAGAAAAGTTATACTCAGGACTCGTGTCAACCATGACTTTACACCTAAAAGAAATAGCAGCATCAGTTGACGCATCACAAGGCCCATTATTTCTAGAAGAACTCAACCGAAAATGGATGGAACACAACAAAGCACTACAAATGATCCGTGATATACTAATGTACATGGACAGAACCTTCATTCCTAGTACACACAAAACCCCAGTCCATGAACTTGGTCTCAACTTATGGCGCGATAACATCATCCACTCAATCAACATCCAAACACGCCTCAAAGACACACTCCTTGAAATTGTCCAAAAAGAAAGAGGTGGTGAAGTCATCAACAAAGGCTTAATGAGAAACATAGTCAAAATGTTAATGGATTTGGGTCCCACAGTCTACCAAAACGACTTTGAAAAACCGTTTCTCGATGTCTCCGCTACTTTCTACCGTGGTGAATCCCAACAGTTTATCGAATGTTGTGATTGTGGGGATTATCTGAAGAAAGCCGAAAAACGTCTGAATGAAGAGATTGAAAGAGTGTCGCATTATCTTGATGCGAAAAGTGAAGTGAAAATAACAAATGTGGTTGAAAAGGAAATGATTGAAACCCAAATGACGCGATTGGTTCACATGGAGAATTCGGGATTGGTTAACATGATTGTGGATGATAAGTACGAGGATTTAAGCAGAATGTACAACTTGTTCCGGAGAGTTCCAACTGGGTTAATGTTGATACGCGATGTCATGACTTCTCATATCCGGGAAACCGGGAAACAACTTGTGACGGATCCCGAACGGTTGAAAGATCCGGTTGATTTCGTGCAACGGTTACTCGATGAAAAAGATAAACATGATAAAATCATTAACCTCGCATTTAACAACGATAAAACGTTCCAAAACGCGTTGAATTCATCGtttgaatattttataaatttgaaCCCGAGGTCGCCCGAATTCATCTCCTTGTTTGTTGATGACAAGCTTAGAAAAGGTCTGAAAGGGGTAAGTGAAGAGGATGTGGAGATCGTGTTGGATAAAGTCATGATGCTCTTCCGTTACTTACAGGAAAAAGACGTGTTTGAAAAATACTACAAACAACATTTAGCAAAAAGACTTCTATCCGGAAAATCCGTGTCAGAAGACGCAGAAAGAAGCCTGATTCTAAAGCTGAAAACCGAATGCGGATATCAGTTCACTTCAAAACTAGAAGGAATGTTTACTGATATGAAGACATCACAAGATACAATGCAAGGGTTCTACGAAGCGATGGGGCCCGCGTTATCCGACGGGCCCACACTAACAGTTCATGTTCTAACAACAGGGTCATGGCCCACTCAATCCACCACCACCTGCAACCTCCCACCTGAGATCCTATCTGTATGCGATAAATTCCGTACGTATTACCTCGGGACCCACAACGGGCGCCGGCTGACGTGGCAGACAAACATGGGGTCCGCGGACATCAAAGCGACATTTGCTAGAGGACAAAAACACGAACTCAACGTGTCCACATACCAAATGTGTGTCCTGATGCTTTTCAACAACGCGGACCGGTTGAGTTACAAGGAGATCGAACAGGCGGTGGAGATACCTGCGATGGAGCTGAAACGGTGTCTACAGTCGTTGGCGTGTGCCAAGGGTAAAAACGTCCTTAGAAAAGAACCGATGAGTAAGGATATTGGGGAAGATGATGAGTTTTACTTTAATGACAAGTTTAGTAGCAAGTTTTATAAGGTGAAGATTGGGACGGTGGTGGCTCAGAAGGAATCGGAACCGGAAAAGCAGGAGACGAGGCAGAGGGTGGAGGAGGACCGGAAACCGCAGATTGAGGCGGCGATTGTGAGGATTATGAAAGCGAGGCGGGTGTTGGATCATAATAATATTGTTGCTGAGGTTACAAAGCAGTTGCAATCGAGGTTTCTGCCAAATCCTGTTGTGATTAAGAAGAGGATTGAGTCGCTTATTGAGAGGGAGTTTTTGGAGAGGGATCGGGAGGATAGGAAGTTGTATCGGTATTTGGCTTGA